In Cherax quadricarinatus isolate ZL_2023a chromosome 34, ASM3850222v1, whole genome shotgun sequence, the genomic stretch ctttcattttgcaacaccctcaaccttccctttatttcagctatttcatccataggaaaattttTCCCACctacccccctcccatagcaacctcttaacctatcctctaaatagttagccagtccatattttaaattattaatacgttttccctctctcacataaaactttctaatcctttcctttgcaacactatcccatcatgtcacaatgtcatccactccctgttcttcaacactaagctccctccataggactgaaaacccctccaacccctcctcatcacctaacacacttacatttaatttccaataacttctatatatgtccgcgagcgtcccccacccaacctccaccaccactgccctatgatctgacactgtagcctcaacagtactgaaagatttcacatccactccctgagaaaagtacactctatctagtctcgcagcatatccactcctaacaaacgtatattcagtctcccacaccgcccccccaaaggcatcacgtaacctaacatcccttaataactccctaagagccacagacaaatatccagcccctcttgggtccacatcagccaccctgattacactattccagtccccaccaactatcgccacctctggcagtgcacttaagaaaaacacaagatcctcacacacaaaatcattctttacctttatgttattttcagccggcgcatacacactcacaaaagacacacgcttacccatccaccacccattcacacgcaacaccctccctccccctcctccctcgcttctctgcaaaacaaacgggctcgtctcccttattaaaattcccacaccaccttttagacggggagatggcagggtaactactcgaaatcctgccacctccaacaccctaccctctttaaaattgtgctcctgcaggaacacaacatccactctagatttattcagaaaattacgaaaccaatctctcttcataccgctacataacccattaacatttacagacatacacctaaggcctattaaagtttccacccctgcttcctctcatcactctttacaactccagagcttgaatgtaagtttgacaccttcagagtgctctctttccctccccccttcttccggtgcctcctatcatggctaccactacctacaccactaccttcgcacttcacctcagtctgtttcccaggcctttgtgcaggcgtgaggacgtcatcagaatctgatgtatccgccctctttctcgtgacagtcatgttacacatgtcttggtcagatgttacctctcgatgaacctccacctccacctgagaatggtttaatgattcaatggacgactccaaaccaccatcacgtcccaaattatcatgtctcagactttctggaagcgacgattctccgatgacaccacgctcagatgtaacgtccttctctggcggtgacaaagtcttcaacacctccaccaattcctcctcagtCTCAaaaaccttctcctgtaattgctgctcctccttatccacaggagacgacacctgatcaggcagcttggggcgggactccaactcaccgccagtcctgtgtgcccgatccactatctcgctccacaaaacaccacgccctccatccgatgtttgttcctcacctgccacctttgaagcaggggctgcgacgtccaccacaggtccaggcacatgtcttcgcttgtcacaggtcgccgctatgtgatcatactcaccacataggcggcacgtacgtcgttgtcctgggtacattaccattacctgcgtcctgaaatcttgtagatacacgtAGGAcagtattgggtgcctcaaagtcattttgaggttgaaagaaccctctggaaaaccagcataggctcctgccgcccacgtaccatgttgagcataatgcaccgtcccatacttctcaaaaactttccttatatccgcctcgtccgcctcaaatggaACGTTGCGTagcttgatccacgtataatgccgtgaaacatctatcattcttacactgacagctggtgtgacgtcaagactcacgtcctgaaacctggtgactaacgattcataaaccgttgctgatagcagtttgacgaaaattcgttgtcctccgttcaatgctacaccataaaagtcactatcttgtacgccatatgtctcccggatgatctttggctataagacttgcgcagaactgggcgttatcgttcctttaagtagctcaatgcctacagtatttatccgtcgtctcagactaaccgccatcttgacaatcacagtgcacctatgttgttagccgaggtgtgacagcaccacttcacaccactgcagccaggtaactgacaagggagctcgcctacaaacagcagaggggtgcagagcacaaccccactctaccgtggtcaggcagcgaaatgTAGGATTCGAATTAAGGCAATTGCAGCGCGTATATACAGGACTGCTGGTAGGAACAAACTTATTTATGGGAGTCAGTGGGGAGCTTGTTTTCCAGAGATAGCCGTCGTGTTTAGAAAAAAATCAATCTGAGGGTGTAAGCAAACCATTTCTTTTCTTCTCCGCTTCACATTGTGACTGAGCaatgtgtctttattaatacgTGGAAtggtaaaatattaaaaaaaaattctaggtGGATAACGTATGccatgtaaataataataaattgctGAATTAATTTTATTGTGTATGTACAATACTCAAGATATGATTAATCAGTTTATAAATATGTAAATGTTGTGAGATTCCATGTGACGTGACTCTTGATGATAGGTAAGTTACTGAGGTGCTCCGTAACTGAAGGATGGGGCTGAAGCAGACCTGACACCAGCGGATTCGGCGCGGGCTAGTGCAGCGTCTTCCTCAGCAGCTTTAGCGATCTGGTCCATCACGAACTGAGGGATTGGGTGAGGAAAGGTAGGTGCGACTGGCAAATGGGAAGACTCCGGTTGGTAGCCGTTCTCGTCGGCGACGTACTTGAGCTCAAAGACGGTTCCATCGGGAGCAGTGTAACTATTATCGTTAGAGCAAAGGAGACAATAATTAATTCAATGCCCATCACTATGTATGTTGGAGTGATTATTGTACTGTGGCAGTTCAACGTTCATATATTTTCTTTACTTTGCTTCAAATTTAATTTGACAATATCATGTAGCTATGAGAAAAATATTTGATAGTTATTATAGCTTAAGATAGCCTTATTTATGGGGAAGAAACCTAAAATCAGTTAGCAATATCCATCGAGAGTAAAATAACATACATAGAtaatttataaaaatatatatatatatatatatatatatatatatatatatatatatatatatatatatatatatatatatatatatatatatatatagacagagagagacatagagagagagagagagagagagagagagagagagagagagagagagagagacagacagacagagacagagatacagacagacagagacagagacagacaggcagatagatacacacacacacacacacacacacacacacacacacacacacacacacacacacacacacacacacacacacacacacacacgcacacacacacacacaattaataTAGTTGAAATGGTAAATATACATACGCGTATTGACCAGATTTCACAACAGCACCTTCTGGACCGTCAGGAGAACCGGACTGGGAGAACGAAATTCCATTACCAGTTTCTACTTCAAAGTTGAACTTGCCATTTTCATCCTGGACACGGTCGTCCCTTAAGATAGGAACCACCTCAACGCTGTCAACTGAGACAGCCCTGGAGGATGGGCTGGGGGCTCCATAAGTTTCGGGGAGGGGGTACTGGGGAGCAGCGACGGCAATAGAGGCCAAGGCAGCGAAGATAAACTGAAAGAAATGGTTGTAAACCTGCAATGTAAGTTCGTAGGAGCCAACGTAAGAGCCACGTTTGGACgttcaatgaaaaaaaataatgcacAGAGCATACTGATTTTGGTTAAGATTccgaaaacattaaaaaaaaaaaataaccacgTGAATTTAAACATAGTGAATAAGTAATGACTATGAACCGAGAAAGGAAgaaaggtggggggagggggataaGTGATTGAATGTGAAATGAAGTATGTAGTTGAGTTCATAACTAGGTGCAATATGACATaacttaaaaaatataaaaaatatatgctTAATATAATATAGTCTGCAGTAAGACCGCCTGTGAACGAATACATCAGAATTCGATGTTTCAGTGGTGGACAGATTAAACCATAGAGGACGTGAAAGAGAACACTCACAGACTTCATATTGGGAGCGTTGAGTAGCTACTTGTGCTTAGGGAAGGAGGAACGCTGCTTAAATACGGGTGACCTCGCGCTTTGAACCACTTGCCAGTGTTAACTTGCCCTTGACCCGGTTGACCGGCCCTTCACTTACGTTGTTATATCCAACTCATTTATTCAGGCATATTTCAAGTGTAAACAGGTACGAACATCGTAAAATAGTAATATATTCATGTATTTCATGTATATACATTCTAGAGGTAAATT encodes the following:
- the LOC138853597 gene encoding cuticle protein AMP1A-like, encoding MKSFIFAALASIAVAAPQYPLPETYGAPSPSSRAVSVDSVEVVPILRDDRVQDENGKFNFEVETGNGISFSQSGSPDGPEGAVVKSGQYAYTAPDGTVFELKYVADENGYQPESSHLPVAPTFPHPIPQFVMDQIAKAAEEDAALARAESAGVRSASAPSFSYGAPQ